The genomic interval CGGGCCGCTCAAGTCCACGGTGATGAGGCGGACGTTTTCGCCCACCTGGGGCGCGGCCAGACCAATCCCCTTATTTTCATACATGATTTCAGTCATCTCGGCGGCCAAGTCACGGACGGAATCCGTGATGTCCGTCACCGGCGCGGATATTCTGGCCAGCACCGGATCGGGATAGGTAACAATCTTTCGTGCCATGATCTACTCTTTGGGCTTTTCTCGCAGGCGCAAGCCCAGTTCGCGCAGTTGGGTGTTTTCGACCTCGGACGGCGCCTCGGTCATGAGACAGGTCGCCTTTTGGGTCTTGGGGAAGGCAATGACGTCGCGGATGGATTTGGCGCCGGTCAGCAGCATGATCAGGCGGTCCAGCCCAAAGGCGATGCCGCCGTGGGGCGGGGCGCCAAAAACCAGGGCGTCGAGCAGAAATCCAAATTTGGCGCGGGCTTCCTCTTCGCCGATTCCCAGGGCGTCGAACATGCGCTGCTGGGTTTCGGGGTTGTGGATGCGGATGGAGCCACCGCCCACTTCCGTGCCGTTCAGGACCAGGTCATAGGCCCTGGCCACGGCCTGGGCCGGATTGCTCGCCAGGGCGCCCATGTCCTTGGGCGCGGTGAAGGGGTGGTGCATGGCCACCCAGCGTTTTTCGTCCGGATTCCATTCCAGCAGCGGGAAATCCGTGACCCACAGGGGCGCGAACTCGTTTTCGGGGATGAGACCGAAACGCTCGCCGAGCTTGAGACGCAGGTTGCCCAGGGCGCTGTTGACCATTTCCGGCGCGCCGGCCTGGAAAAAGACGATGTCGCCGGGCTCAAGACCCAGGGCTTCGGTCAGGCCGGCCCGTTCGGCATCGCTCAGGAATTTGGCGATGGGAGACTGCCAGCCGTCCTCCTTGATTTTGATCCAGGCCAGACCCTGTGCCCCGTAGATTTTCACGAAGTCGGTGAAATCATCGATTTCCTTGCGCGACAGTTCGCCGCCACCGGGCACGCGCAGGGCCTTGACCAGGGCGGCCGTGGCGAAGAGCTTGAACTCCGAGCCGCGCACGATATCCGTCACCTCCGTGAGCTTCAGGTCGAAACGGACATCGGGTTTGTCCACGCCGTATTCGGCCATGGCCTGGGCGTAGGTCATGCGCGGCAGGGGCAGGGCGAAATCCTTGCCCAGGGCATCCTTCATGACCCGGGCCATCATGCCCTCGGCCATGGCCATGACCTGTTCCTCGTCGACAAAGGACATCTCGATATCGATCTGGGTGAATTCCGGCTGGCGGTCGGCGCGCAGATCCTCGTCGCGGAAGCATTTGACGATCTGGTAATAGCGGTCCAGGCCGCCGCACATGAGCAGCTGTTTGAAGAGCTGCGGCGACTGGGGCAGGGCGTAGAACTGGCCCTGGTTGACGCGGCTCGGGACCAGGAAGTCACGCGCGCCCTCGGGCGTGGACTTGGTCAGGACCGGGGTCTCGATTTCCAGGAAGCCGAGTTCGTCCAGATAGCGGCGCACGGACTGAGCCACGCGGTTTCTGAGGATGAGGTTGTCGGCCAGGGATTTGCGGCGCAGGTCCAGGAATCGGTATTTGAGGCGCAGGTTCTCGGACACGTCCACCCGGTCCTCGATGGGAAAGGGCGGGGTCTTGGCCGTGTTCAGGAGCTTGTATTCGGTGACGTAGACTTCGATGGCGCCCGTGGCCAGCTTGGGATTGACCATGTCGTCCGGGCGGTTGCGGACAACGCCCTTGATGGCGAGCACGTATTCGGTGCGCAGGACGTGGGCGCGGGCGTGGGCCTCGGGCGCGACTTCCGGCGAGAACACGACCTGGGTCAGACCGTGACGGTCGCGCAGGTCGATGAAGATCAGGCCACCGTGGTCGCGGCGGTATTGCACCCAGCCCATGAGGCAGATTTCCTGGCCCAGCTGGGGCAGGCCCAGGTCGCCACAGGTGTGGGATCTGCGCCAGCCGCCCAGGGCGTCGGTTCCGATATCCGTGATTCTGTCGTCCATGTGTATCCTCGCGGGTGGCCGAAGCCAAGGTTGTTCGATAATCTGAAATATGGTCCTGTAAAGGCGCTAGGGATGCTTGAAGCCCAGCGCCTGATCCATGTCGTCCTGGCCAATGGTTTTTTGCGCGCCAGTGGCCATGTCCTTGACCACGATCTGTCCCTTGGCCATTTCGTCCTGGCCGAGCAGAAGGCAGGTCTTGACGCCAAGCTTGTTGGCTTGGCGGAGCTGGCTTTTGACGCTTTTGGCTTCAAAGGCGACCTCGCCGGAAAAGCCGCGTTCACGCAGTCTGTGCCCCAACAGCAAGGCCGTGTTCAGGGCGGCTGGGTCGAGGACGGCCAAATAAAAATCCGGAGCCGGGAGCTGGGGCTGGCCAAGAAGGAGGGCCAGACGCTCCATGCCGCAGGCGAAACCAATGCCCGGCAGATCCGGGCCGCCGAGCTGTTTGACGAGGCCGTCGTAGCGCCCGCCACCGGCCACGGCGGTCTGGGCGCCAATCTCGCCGGAGACGACCTCGAACGTGGTGCGCTGATAATAGTCCAGTCCGCGCACCAAGCGGTCGTTGAGGGTATGGGGCAGGGCCGCGCTGTCCAGGATGGCCCGGACCTGGGCGAAATGGTCGGCGCATTCCGGACAAAGCGAGTCGGTGATGCGGGGCGCGTTTGCAACCAGGGCCTTGCAGGTTGGAACCTTGCAGTCCAGCACGCGCAGGGGATTGGTTTCCGTGCGGCGCCGGCAATCCTCGCACAGGGCGGTCTGGTCGATGGAGGCCAAGAATTCGCGCAGCCATTGATGAAAAACGGGGCGGCAGGCCGGACAGCCCAGAGAGTTGAGCTCAAGAGTCAGATTCTTCAGGCCAAGTCTGGCCAGATAGGTCCAGAGCATGAGGATGACCTCGGCGTCGGCCTGGGGGGCGTCGGTGCCCAGGACTTCCACGTCGAGCTGATGAAACTGGCGCAGTCGGCCTTTTTGCGGCCGTTCGTAGCGGAACATGGGGCCGCAGGCGAAAAGCTTGGTCACGCCTTCCTGCCCGGCCAGACCGGACTCGATGAAGGCGCGCAGGACCCCGGCCGTGGCCTCGGGGCGCATGGTCAGGGAGCGGCCCTTGCGGTCGGCGAAGGTGTACATCTCTTTTTGGACCACGTCGGTTTCTTCACCGATGGACCGGGCGAAGAGCTCCGTTTTTTCCAGAATGGGCACCCGGATCTCCCGGCACCCATAGGCGCCAAAAATATCCCTGGCCAGGTTTTCCATGCGGGTGTGGACAGTGCTCTCCGGGCTGAAGAGGTCAGAAAAGCCTTTAATTTTCTGAATTTTAGACATAGACAATAGCAGTCCTTGACGAATTGGGATGGGATGGCGTTGTCGCGGTCCGGCTTCACGTCTCGCGGGCGAGGACAGTCGGGGCGGGTACGTGTAGAAAATCGACTCAATTAGTGTATCGACCGGTGATTGTCAAAGACGGAGGACGCATGTTCACGGTGGTGTCGGTCGTGGGATTCAAGAAATCCGGCAAGACGACCCTGATGTTGGAATTGGCGCGGGAGCTGACGGCCCGTGGGAAAAAGGTTGGCGCGGTCAAGTTCACGCATCATGGTCTGGACAAGAGCGACACGGATACGGCCCGGTTCGCCGGGGAGTGCGCGAGCGTGGCCGGCATCGGGCCAAGGGAGGTCTCCCTGCACTGGAACGCCGCCCGGCAATTGCAGGACGTACTGCCCCTACTCGGAGCCGATATTGTCCTGGTCGAGGGCGGAAAGTCGCTGACCTGGCTGCCCCGTATCGTTGTTCTGGGCACCGACGAGGAGGAAGCGTCCCTGGACAATGGACTGGCCCTGGCTTCCTGGGGGCCCGGCGGTCTGCCCGGACTACGGCGGGCCGAATCCGTCGCCGAGCTGGCCTCGCTGGTCGAGGACCGAGGTTTTGCCCTGCCAGGGCTGGACTGCGGTGGCTGCGGGCGCGCGTCGTGTCTTGAGCTGGCCCGGGAAATCGTGGCCGGGAAGGTCACGCCCAAGGCTTGCCTGGCCCTGCGTCCCAAATTGCGGGTGGTTGTCGGAGGGCAGCAGCTGTCGCTCAATCCGTTTATCGATCGTCTGGTCACGGCCACGTTGCGCGGCCTCTTGACCGAGCTCAAGGGGAATATCCCCGGCCAGCGGGTGGAGATTTTCCTGGGCTGATCCGGGTGGTCCCGTCCGGCCCATGTCAAAATGTATTGACGCCGCCACCGGCCTTCGGGAAGATGCCCCCACTCTTCCACGCAACCCCAACCACGCGCGGATGCGCCGCGTTCCTGGAAATGCCATGCGAATTTCCGTCAAATGCTACGCGACATTGAGCGACCACAATCCCCCTGGCGGCTTCCTTGACCTGGCCGAGGGCCTGACCGTCGACGCCATGCTCCCCGACCTGGGGTTGGGCGCGGACGATATCAAGCTGGTGTTCATCAACAGTAAGAACAGCTCCCTGGCCACCACGCTTGCCGATGGCGATCAGGTCGGCCTGTTTCCGGCCGTGGGGGGCGGATGAAACCATCCACGCGGACCCTTCTGGCCTCTCTGGCCGCCGAAGACGCCTCGCGTCGGGCGCGGACCATCGGCTTGCGCGAACTGGACGAGTTGTGCCGGGTTTCTGGCCTGCCCGTGTCCGAGGCGGCCCGCATGGCCGTTGATCAGGATATTATCCCTTCGGTTTTATTGAAAAATCTGCACGCGGTGTCGCCGGTGGATCAGGCCCGGTTGTTGGCGGGGGCCGTGCTCGTGGTTGGAGCCGGCGGTCTGGGCGGCTATGTCCTGGAGCTCTTGGCCCGTTTTGGCGTGGGCCGGATCAGGGTGGCCGATGGCGACGTTTTCGAGGAGAGCAATCTGAATCGCCAGCTTTTGTCCTCGGTCAAGGATCTGGGGCGGAACAAGGCCCGCGTCGGTGCCGCGCGGGCGCGGACGATTTGTCCGTTGATCGAGGTCGAGGCCCTGGATTTTTTTCTGGACGTGTCCAACCTGCCCACGGCGTTGCGCGGGATGGATGTCGTGGTCGACGCCCTGGGCGGCATCGCGCCGCGTCGCATGCTGCACGAAGCGGCCAGCGCGGCCGGGTTGCCGGTGGTATCGGCGGCCGTGGCCGGGTGGACGGCATTGGTTGGCAGCGAATTTCCCGATCAGGTTGGTATCTCGTCCTTGTGGTCCGATCCGGGCGATGCCGACGCCGAGCATGTCCTGGGCAGTCTGGCGCCGGCGGCGTGCCTGGCGGCGTCATTGCAGGCCGCGGAAGTCGTGCACTATCTCGTGGACGGAAATCTGCGTTTGGCTGGTCGGATGCTCCACGCCGATCTGGCCGCGTTTCGTTTTGAACTTTTTGATCTGGCCGCGTGACATGGAGTTTTATTGATGGATACCTTGGTTCTGGCCACGGGCAATGCCGGGAAAATCCGGGAGCTTTCGGCCATGTTGGCAACGATGATTCCCGGGGTGCGAGTCCTGGGCCTGAAGGATTTTCCCCAAATCGGAGATATCCCCGAAACCGGCGCCACCTTCGAGGAAAACGCGCGGATCAAGGCCCTGGCCGTGGCCCGGATCACGGGGCTGGTGGCCGTGGCCGATGATTCCGGTCTGGCCGTGGACGCCTTGGGCGGCGCTCCGGGCGTGCATTCGGCCCGGTATGGCGGCGAGGGGACCACGGACGAAAAAAACACGGCCACGTTGCTGGATGCCATGCGGGACGTCCCCGACACCGGGCGCGGCTGTCATTTTGCCTGTGTCATGCTCGCGGCCACGCCGGGCGGCCGGGAGATCATTGGCCGGGGTGCCTGGCCGGGGCTGGTGGCCAGGGCGCCGCGCGGCGCCAATGGCTTTGGCTATGATCCTGTTTTTTTTGACCCGGAATTGGGATGTACCGCGGCGGAAATGGACGCGGACACGAAAAACGGCCGTAGCCACCGCCGCCAAGCCATGAACGCGCTGCTGGCGCTCTGGCCTGATTTTTGGGTCCGCGCCGAACAGGAACTGGGAGAATAACCATGTGTGGCATTATCGGATACAGTGGGCATCGGCCGGCCATCCCGGCCATTGTCGAGGGCCTGCGGCGTTTGGAGTACCGGGGATACGATTCGGCTGGCGTGGCCTTCGCGGACCAGCGTGGCCTGAATGTCATTCGGGCCGAGGGCAAGCTCGGGGCCCTGGATGGCAAGATACGGGGGCTGGACACGGCCAGTTCCCTGTGCGGCATCGGCCATACCCGGTGGGCGACCCATGGCCTGCCCGTGGAGCGGAATGCCCATCCGCACATGGACGGGGCCGGACGTTTCGCCCTGGTGCACAACGGCATCATTGAAAATTACGCCGAGTTGAAGGCCGAACTCCAGGCCGAGGGGCACGTGTTCCTGTCGGAGACCGACACCGAGGTCCTGGTGCACATGATCGCCAAGGGCGTGGATCTGACCGGCGATGTCCGTCGGGGGATTTCCTGGGCCCTGGCCAGGGTGGAGGGCGCCTACGCCTTTGCCCTACTCGCCCATGAACATCCGGGAAAAATCTGGGCCAGCCGCAAGGCCAGCCCGTTGCTCCTGGGCATCGGCACGGGCGAGAATTTTGTCGCGTCGGATATTCCGGCCTTCCTGCCCTACACGCGGGAAGTGGTTTTTCTGGACAACGGCGAGTTGGTCGAGCTGGACGCCTCTTCCTGGCAGGTCTTCGATGTCGTCACCCTGGAGCCCCGGACCAAGGAGGTCCGGCATGTGTCCTGGGATGTCCAGGCCGCCCAGAAGGATGGATACCGGCATTTCATGCTCAAGGAAATTTTCGAGCAGCCACGGGTCATCCGCGATTGTCTGGCCGGACGCATTCAGAAGGGACGGGTCCTGCTGCCCGAGCTGGACGCCCTGCCCATTCCCGAGCGGCTGACCATCGTGGCCTGCGGCACGTCCTATCATGCCGGGTTGTGGGCGAAGTATCTGCTCGAATCCTGGGCCCGGATTCCGGTTCAGGTCGAGATTGCCTCGGAATTCCGCTATCGTGACAGCGTCTTCCTGTCCGGCGATCTGGTTCTGACCATCAGTCAGTCCGGCGAGACGGCGGACACCCTGGCCGCCATCCGCATTGCCCGGGAGGCCGGCGTTCCCATATTGGGACTGTGCAACGTGGTTGGCTCCTCCATAGCCCGCGAGTCGGACAGCGTGGTGTACACCCAGGCGGGCCCGGAAATCAGCGTGGCTTCGACCAAGGCCATGTGCAGCCAGATGGTGGTCTTGATGCTCATGACCCTGGCCTGGGCCGCGCGCAAACAGACTCTGACCCCCGACGCGGTCGGGGACGCCCTGGCCGCCTTGGGCCGGGTGTCGGATGGGCTCGAAACAGAGCTGCCGGCCATCCGGCAAAAAGCCATGGAGCTGGTCCAGGGATACAGCGACGCGTCCAGCTTTTTCTTTCTGGGGCGCGGTCTGTATTTTCCCCTGGCCCTGGAAGGGGCCCTCAAGCTCAAGGAAATTTCCTACATCCATGCCGAGGGCTACGCGAGCGGCGAGATGAAGCATGGGCCCATCGCCCTGATCGATCCCCGTTTTCCGACGTTTGCCATGGCCCTCAACGACGACCTGCTGCAAAAGGTCGCCTCCAATCTGCAGGAAGTGCAGGCCCGGGGCGGACGGATCATCGCCCTGGTCAATCCGGGCGCGGCCCCGGTCGTGGAAAACCCGTGGATATTGCCCGATGCCTGGGGGCCGCTGAAGAGTTTTTTGGTGCTGCCGGCCGTGCAGCTGTTTGCGTATGAAATGGCCGTGTATCTGGGGAAGGACGTTGACCAGCCCCGGAATTTGGCCAAAAGCGTGACCGTGGAATAAGGATGCAAATACGATTTGTGATACGAACCGTCGTGGCGATGGCCCTGGTTTTCGGGGCGGTTGCCTTGGCCTGGGCTTCGCCCCATGACGACTACATGCGGGGCATGACCGCGTTCAAGGCGCTCTTGGCCGATGAGAAAAAAGCGGCCTTGCGGGATGAGTGGCACAAGGTGCTCACGGTGTTTGAAAAGTCACTGGCCGCCGCCCCCAAGGGCGAGGACGCCCCCAAGTGCATGTATTTCATTGGCCGGGTGCACGAGGAAGTGGGCCGTCGCTCTTTTTTGAAATCCGACCGGGAGAAGGCCCTGGCCGCCTTTGAGCGCATGATCGCGGCCTATCCGAACCATGGCTGGACCGACGATTCGCTCTACCGCGAGGGCTTGATCTGGAAGGAACAATTTCAAGATCCGGCCAGGGCACGGAGTGTTTTCGAGTCCGTGGTGGCGCGTTATTCCAAGGGCGACATGGCGCCGGACGCCGCGAAACATCTGGCTGCCCTGGGCCCGGGGCAATCCGTGGCGGCTGCTTCCCCGGCCACCAAATCGGCGTCCGCCGCGCCCGCCGTCGCCAAGTCGGCGCCGGCCGTTGCCACGTCCAAGCCGGGCACGGCCACCAAGCTGTTGGGAATCCGGTGCTGGCCAAGTCAGGGATACACGCGGGTTGTCCTTGATCTGGACAAGGACGCGGCGTTCGAGCGGGCCGTGGAGGAACGGGATGGCAAACGTTTTTTGGTGCTGTCCCTGCCCTCGGCGGTGGTCGCGCCCGACGTCATCCCGTCGCGTGGTGTCGGCGGCGGCGTTCTTTCCCGGATCGAAGCCCTGTCGTCCGCCTCGGGCGGGGCGCGTGTCACCCTGGACCTGCTCCAGATGGACCATTTCCGGGCGTTCACCTTGCCCGATCCATACCGTATCGTTGTCGATGTCTTTGGCACGAAATCAAAAAAAACGGGCCATCCAGCGGCGGCCGTCACGGACGCCAAGGCTTCCCCGGCCACGTCCGCTCAGACCGATCCTGTTGTCGAAGCCTTGCGGGATTTGAAGCACGATCGGGCCAATGCCAAACCCGAGGCCAAGGCCCCGGCGCCCACGAAGACGGCCAAGGGCGCCCCGGCATCCCGGACTGAGGAGAAAAAGGCCACGACGCCGCAGATCGCCATCGGGTCCAAGCATAAAAAGTATGCCGGCAGTCTGGTCGAGCAGTTGGGGCTGACGGTGCGCACGGTCATGATCGATCCCGGTCATGGCGGCAAGGACCCCGGCGCCATGGCCAATGGCGTGCGTGAAAAGGACGTCAACCTGCGCATGGCCAAGATTGTGGGACGGCTGCTGCAGAACCAGGGGTTCGAGGTCCACTACACGCGGACCACGGACACCTTCATTTCCCTGGAAGAGCGCACGGCCCGGGCCAATGCCCGAGACGCGGACCTGTTTATTTCCGTGCACTGCAACGCCTATTCGGATTCAAGCGTCAAGGGCCTGGAAATTTATTACCTCAACCTCGCCACCGATGCCCAGTCCGTGCGCGTGGCGGCCCGCGAGAACGGGGTTTCGGCCAAAAAGATCAGCGACATGCAGTTTATTCTTTCGGATCTGATGCTCAACTCCAAGATCAATGAATCCAAGGATATGGCGTCGTTGATGCAAAAAGAGACCCTGCGCGGGATGCGATCCAGCCATGGCCTGCGCAACATGGGCTCCAAGGGCGCGTTTTTCTATGTCCTGACCGGGGCCCGGATGCCGTCGGTCCTCGTGGAGCTGGGCTATCTGACCAATCCGGCCGAGGCGGGCAATCTCAAATCGGAAGCCTATCTGACGGCCATGGCCAAGGGCTTGGTCGGCGGCGTGGTGGCCTACAAGAAAAAATTGGAACGCTACGCCTCCGCCGGGGGCGGGAAATCCTGATTCGGCCCGCTCCGGCCCGACCGGGGCGGCCCCCATTCAGCCGCGAACGTCTTGCGGCGTAACTCCATAAGGAAATATCATGGTTTTTCCCATGGGCTCGGTCATGAACGCCCTGGCCATTCTGGTTGGCGGCGGTATTGGGCTGCTTCTGCATGGCCGCTTGCCGGAGAAAATGCGTCTGGTCGTTTTTCAGGGCCTTGGATTGTGCGTGTTGGTCATCGGCATGCAGATGGCCGTGCAGGGTAAAAACGGCTTGTTGGTGGTGCTGAGCGTGCTCATCGGCGGC from Deltaproteobacteria bacterium carries:
- the aspS gene encoding aspartate--tRNA ligase, producing the protein MDDRITDIGTDALGGWRRSHTCGDLGLPQLGQEICLMGWVQYRRDHGGLIFIDLRDRHGLTQVVFSPEVAPEAHARAHVLRTEYVLAIKGVVRNRPDDMVNPKLATGAIEVYVTEYKLLNTAKTPPFPIEDRVDVSENLRLKYRFLDLRRKSLADNLILRNRVAQSVRRYLDELGFLEIETPVLTKSTPEGARDFLVPSRVNQGQFYALPQSPQLFKQLLMCGGLDRYYQIVKCFRDEDLRADRQPEFTQIDIEMSFVDEEQVMAMAEGMMARVMKDALGKDFALPLPRMTYAQAMAEYGVDKPDVRFDLKLTEVTDIVRGSEFKLFATAALVKALRVPGGGELSRKEIDDFTDFVKIYGAQGLAWIKIKEDGWQSPIAKFLSDAERAGLTEALGLEPGDIVFFQAGAPEMVNSALGNLRLKLGERFGLIPENEFAPLWVTDFPLLEWNPDEKRWVAMHHPFTAPKDMGALASNPAQAVARAYDLVLNGTEVGGGSIRIHNPETQQRMFDALGIGEEEARAKFGFLLDALVFGAPPHGGIAFGLDRLIMLLTGAKSIRDVIAFPKTQKATCLMTEAPSEVENTQLRELGLRLREKPKE
- a CDS encoding histidine--tRNA ligase → MSKIQKIKGFSDLFSPESTVHTRMENLARDIFGAYGCREIRVPILEKTELFARSIGEETDVVQKEMYTFADRKGRSLTMRPEATAGVLRAFIESGLAGQEGVTKLFACGPMFRYERPQKGRLRQFHQLDVEVLGTDAPQADAEVILMLWTYLARLGLKNLTLELNSLGCPACRPVFHQWLREFLASIDQTALCEDCRRRTETNPLRVLDCKVPTCKALVANAPRITDSLCPECADHFAQVRAILDSAALPHTLNDRLVRGLDYYQRTTFEVVSGEIGAQTAVAGGGRYDGLVKQLGGPDLPGIGFACGMERLALLLGQPQLPAPDFYLAVLDPAALNTALLLGHRLRERGFSGEVAFEAKSVKSQLRQANKLGVKTCLLLGQDEMAKGQIVVKDMATGAQKTIGQDDMDQALGFKHP
- the glmS gene encoding glutamine--fructose-6-phosphate transaminase (isomerizing) — encoded protein: MCGIIGYSGHRPAIPAIVEGLRRLEYRGYDSAGVAFADQRGLNVIRAEGKLGALDGKIRGLDTASSLCGIGHTRWATHGLPVERNAHPHMDGAGRFALVHNGIIENYAELKAELQAEGHVFLSETDTEVLVHMIAKGVDLTGDVRRGISWALARVEGAYAFALLAHEHPGKIWASRKASPLLLGIGTGENFVASDIPAFLPYTREVVFLDNGELVELDASSWQVFDVVTLEPRTKEVRHVSWDVQAAQKDGYRHFMLKEIFEQPRVIRDCLAGRIQKGRVLLPELDALPIPERLTIVACGTSYHAGLWAKYLLESWARIPVQVEIASEFRYRDSVFLSGDLVLTISQSGETADTLAAIRIAREAGVPILGLCNVVGSSIARESDSVVYTQAGPEISVASTKAMCSQMVVLMLMTLAWAARKQTLTPDAVGDALAALGRVSDGLETELPAIRQKAMELVQGYSDASSFFFLGRGLYFPLALEGALKLKEISYIHAEGYASGEMKHGPIALIDPRFPTFAMALNDDLLQKVASNLQEVQARGGRIIALVNPGAAPVVENPWILPDAWGPLKSFLVLPAVQLFAYEMAVYLGKDVDQPRNLAKSVTVE
- the rdgB gene encoding RdgB/HAM1 family non-canonical purine NTP pyrophosphatase — its product is MDTLVLATGNAGKIRELSAMLATMIPGVRVLGLKDFPQIGDIPETGATFEENARIKALAVARITGLVAVADDSGLAVDALGGAPGVHSARYGGEGTTDEKNTATLLDAMRDVPDTGRGCHFACVMLAATPGGREIIGRGAWPGLVARAPRGANGFGYDPVFFDPELGCTAAEMDADTKNGRSHRRQAMNALLALWPDFWVRAEQELGE
- a CDS encoding MoaD/ThiS family protein translates to MRISVKCYATLSDHNPPGGFLDLAEGLTVDAMLPDLGLGADDIKLVFINSKNSSLATTLADGDQVGLFPAVGGG
- a CDS encoding molybdopterin-guanine dinucleotide biosynthesis protein MobB; translated protein: MFTVVSVVGFKKSGKTTLMLELARELTARGKKVGAVKFTHHGLDKSDTDTARFAGECASVAGIGPREVSLHWNAARQLQDVLPLLGADIVLVEGGKSLTWLPRIVVLGTDEEEASLDNGLALASWGPGGLPGLRRAESVAELASLVEDRGFALPGLDCGGCGRASCLELAREIVAGKVTPKACLALRPKLRVVVGGQQLSLNPFIDRLVTATLRGLLTELKGNIPGQRVEIFLG
- a CDS encoding N-acetylmuramoyl-L-alanine amidase — translated: MQIRFVIRTVVAMALVFGAVALAWASPHDDYMRGMTAFKALLADEKKAALRDEWHKVLTVFEKSLAAAPKGEDAPKCMYFIGRVHEEVGRRSFLKSDREKALAAFERMIAAYPNHGWTDDSLYREGLIWKEQFQDPARARSVFESVVARYSKGDMAPDAAKHLAALGPGQSVAAASPATKSASAAPAVAKSAPAVATSKPGTATKLLGIRCWPSQGYTRVVLDLDKDAAFERAVEERDGKRFLVLSLPSAVVAPDVIPSRGVGGGVLSRIEALSSASGGARVTLDLLQMDHFRAFTLPDPYRIVVDVFGTKSKKTGHPAAAVTDAKASPATSAQTDPVVEALRDLKHDRANAKPEAKAPAPTKTAKGAPASRTEEKKATTPQIAIGSKHKKYAGSLVEQLGLTVRTVMIDPGHGGKDPGAMANGVREKDVNLRMAKIVGRLLQNQGFEVHYTRTTDTFISLEERTARANARDADLFISVHCNAYSDSSVKGLEIYYLNLATDAQSVRVAARENGVSAKKISDMQFILSDLMLNSKINESKDMASLMQKETLRGMRSSHGLRNMGSKGAFFYVLTGARMPSVLVELGYLTNPAEAGNLKSEAYLTAMAKGLVGGVVAYKKKLERYASAGGGKS